The following proteins come from a genomic window of Plasmodium vivax chromosome 3, whole genome shotgun sequence:
- a CDS encoding hypothetical protein, conserved (encoded by transcript PVX_000745A) encodes MARKESNKGSKESKKESKKETRKETKKETRKETKKETKKETKKETKKTANRLPSGRLSSYGGGPPDARECRKQILKGGENHACKKKPKENVATPSTDEAVLNKNKFRQDFLNFYYALIGKGINRSKADVKAAKNKLDGGCEKKCKEKPKVYPKAKSSLLDECCVKNKENSQNPLTVSKEEGGLRNGVFEPEEKHARRKRGPQKSHLAMPNGGSVGGVGSVGGVSGVGSVGSISSFSGLGSPNSVSSVGSISSLDSVSNLSSVSSVDSSGVSVGGSLSSVDSSVISLGNSRDSSVISLGNSRDSSVISLGNSRDSSVLSLGSSRDSRYSSWGTGNKTYHDKMLTHLFGLAILFYSNSSYVEKMAKQLPQNYYLCYRDLHQNIKRIYENNFTQMYEDFYEMEKKMKPIEQKGVEKYYYAFNRVVYTLLLFLYEILQKEDALHLSFESLPMEYRLRRDELVDTVTKATPSDMNDIYFTTYKFFDAMCTCMDLSSCFNFNYIGKKLINNLHQKGSFHSKVTLEMKKIKEYMANMQNDIVEYVKDLNSYFKHLLEYAARENLFCEPVLYCYSLFLDYYLATIDQLLDHLNIHLKYPVNKESQESLSHIYRELKTHADNLGCTMRCFYFKKNIKSDPELSIISLFTDSKFRLQLADKYASKKYADFIALMLNILDYLRVLVASLTSLVTLQTVHALLMDTEHGNIKYEDAMKVMRYFTRYISHNSSVLAQRSGAPWSGA; translated from the exons ATGGCCAGGAAAGAGAGCAACAAAGGGAGCAAGGAGAGCAAGAAAGAGAGCAAGAAAGAGACCAGGAAGGAGACCAAGAAGGAGACCAGGAAGGAGACCAAGAAGGAGACCAAGAAGGAGACCAAGAAGGAGACCAAGAAAACCGCCAA CCGCCTACCCAGCGGAAGGCTGAGCAGCTACGGGGGAGGGCCGCCCGACGCCCGCGAGTGCAGGAAGCAAATTCTCAAGGGAGGAGAAAACCACGCGTGCAAAAAGAAGCCAAAGGAAAATGTAGCAACGCCATCGACGGATGAAGCAGTcctgaacaaaaataaattccgCCAAGATTTCCTAAACTTTTACTACGCCTTGATAGGTAAAGGCATTAACAGATCCAAGGCGGACGTGAAGGCAGCCAAGAACAAGTTGGATGGGgggtgcgaaaaaaaatgcaaagagAAGCCTAAAGTTTATCCCAAGGCAAAGTCCTCCTTGCTGGATGAGTgctgtgtaaaaaataaagagaattCTCAAAACCCACTGACTGTTTCGAAGGAGGAAGGTGGCTTGCGAAATGGCGTGTTTGAACCGGAGGAGAAGCATGCCCGGAGAAAGAGGGGGCCGCAGAAATCGCACCTCGCCATGCCGAACGGGGGCagcgttggcggtgttggcagcgttggcggtgttagcggcgttggcaGCGTTGGCAGCATCAGCAGCTTCAGCGGCCTGGGCAGCCCCAACAGTGTTAGCAGCGTTGGCAGCATCAGCAGCCTCGACAGCGTCAGCAACCTCAGCAGCGTTAGCAGCGTGGACAGCAGCGGCGTGAGCGTCGGAGGAAGCCTCTCCAGCGTCGACAGTAGTGTGATAAGCCTTGGTAACAGCCGCGATAGCAGTGTGATAAGCCTTGGTAACAGCCGCGATAGCAGTGTGATAAGCCTTGGTAACAGCCGCGATAGCAGTGTGCTCAGCCTGGGAAGCAGCCGCGACAGCCGCTACAGCAGCTGGGGCACGGGGAACAAGACCTATCACGACAAAATGCTGACGCACCTGTTTGGTCTAGCCATCCTCTTCTACAGCAACAGCTCCtacgtggaaaaaatggccaaaCAACTGCCCCAAAATTACTACCTGTGCTACAGAGATTTGCaccaaaatataaaacgcatatatgaaaataatttcaccCAAATGTATGAGGATTTTtacgaaatggaaaaaaaaatgaagccaattgagcaaaaaggagtggaaaaatattactaCGCTTTTAACCGTGTGGTTTACACGCTGCTATTATTTCTTTACGAAATTTTGCAGAAGGAGGATGCTCTGCATTTAAGCTTTGAGTCGTTGCCGATGGAATACCGTCTGAGGAGGGACGAACTGGTGGACACAGTCACCAAGGCCACTCCAAGCGATATGaatgatatttattttacaacttATAAATTTTTCGACGCGATGTGCACCTGTATGGACTTATCCTCCTGCTTTAACTTTAACTACATTGGCAAGAAGCTTATTAATAACCTCCACCAGAAGGGAAGCTTCCACAGCAAAGTCACtttggaaatgaaaaaaattaaagagtaTATGGCCAACATGCAAAACGATATAGTGGAATATGTGAAGGACTTAAATTCCTATTTTAAACACCTTTTGGAATATGCTGCTCgggaaaatttattttgcgaaCCTGTGTTGTATTGCTACTCTCTCTTTTTGGACTACTACCTAGCGACGATTGATCAACTGCTGGACCACCTGAACATCCATTTGAAGTACCCTGTTAACAAAGAATCGCAAGAAAGCCTCAGCCATATATATAGAGAACTAAAAACGCATGCAGACAATTTGGGGTGCACTATGCGCTGCTTCTATTTTAAGAAGAATATCAAATCCGACCCCGAATTGTCCATCATTTCTCTTTTCACAGATTCTAAATTTAGGTTACAGCTAGCGGATAAGTACGCCAGTAAGAAGTACGCGGACTTTATTGCCCTCATGCTGAACATCCTTGACTACCTGCGCGTTT
- a CDS encoding hypothetical protein (encoded by transcript PVX_000740A) has product MPTSLRRAFPFAGGKGPPHPRRTKIKEANKKKRGKIKMYINMCIYIYIYAYMYVYELTCVRTKLCLPKVRANLITAQPTWQKDRLSPISNLQSHLHSGETNPGMKF; this is encoded by the coding sequence ATGCCAACAAGTTTGCGGCGcgccttcccttttgcggGGGGAAAGGGCCCTCCCCACCCCCGGCGAACCAAAATTAAAGaagcgaataaaaaaaaaaggggaaaaataaaaatgtacataaatatgtgtatatatatatatatatatgcatatatgtatgtatacgAGTTAACGTGCGTAAGGACGAAGTTGTGCTTGCCCAAAGTACGGGCCAACCTAATCACCGCACAGCCAACTTGGCAGAAGGATCGCCTCTCCCCCATCTCAAATTTGCAATCCCATTTACACAGTGGAGAAACAAACCCGGGGATGAAATTTTAA
- a CDS encoding protein phosphatase 2C, putative (encoded by transcript PVX_000735A): MNKSYDKAVKDYSIYVYGRIHDLVEELNRYHQKCYINNEKNVDLWKEFKYKKRKRFRFLSVLDYYANVRNKKWEFDIIPIVFNEEYEILHLGVSMLFSDNFSEEYKRGRYNYIELFICNYEKESANQCQSEWTPSLLSRNGPNTGDIMDCLVKVEDLKRIYREEESLRKINAEMVRPSNSSESNDEEDDAERRMVTATMHDGCYHLERKAGKKQTGFSLGEDFSSQDEQFPLYSVRNDPLEEEPKINLSSVGEEVDAHLLLARNVNVIQDNDMSTLRSNLSCDSGSSVRNRFIGSSEKEGLLPPGYYYKKDEESNWKGGSSNREDSSTDGGAAMNGRAGKEREGAYPFSHLGSGVDLHSREMEHTNDADQAAIHKVAYYKNVKRINELEEKTYISSEGGPTKRVINYEYLYRRSESETMYLDALRGRKNPCDEGDSAQGDANELGAPEERPFASTCSVGNGYSRSVHAAVERSEIVLEGSRNGGDSSGGGGDGGGTRIGQTSRCEEANRTGQTNRCDFTRFTKHEQITRVNHNETIQSSDQVHIVEREEYRRDTYTTTESRSSHNILADCNSQEGKGSEAEKRNEFKLGFFSSKGNRTYNEDRVITIRDVNEFVQREYKEVVEEGGNLPSESLEREYYDMLQKTRGVDRSFGCPSVESEGGVAASGTSAAGTSVAGSTPPPYMYCAIYDGHNGEKAVNIIQKLLHLHVHTYYINGNGMCNSLKYAFHKMDEHLCRKAINNEEENHSNFSSGSTACVSVIFTHMMYIANIGDSRCVLSKNGRAVVVTVDHRASGNKKEEERIITSGGMLDEEGYLGGCLGVCRGFGSFDKKTREKLKGLVCEPDLFQIKLTDDDEFLIICCDGIFDVMTSQEAVNTVRASLVESSDPTVAAEALCQLAYKRKALDNLSVVVVIFQNPEMKKSAQSAEGASLYAGQAGRVRRRIRFSSLKNLIGP, translated from the exons ATGAATAAGTCCTACGATAAAGCAGTGAAAGACTACTCCATTTATGTATACGGAAGGATACACGATTTAGTGGAAGAGCTAAACAGGTATCATCAAAAATgttacataaataatgaGAAGAATGTAGACCTTTGGAAGGAGTTCAAATataagaagaggaaaaggttCCGATTCCTTTCGGTGCTGGACTACTATGCTAACGTTAGAAACAAGAAATGGGAATTCGATATCATTCCAATTGTGTTTAATGAGGAGTATGAGATTCTGCATCTGGGCGTTTCGATGCTTTTCAGTGACAATTTTTCGGAGGAATACAAAAGGGGTAGGTACAACTACATAGAGCTCTTCATTTGTAACTACGAAAAGGAGAGTGCGAATCAGTGCCAAAGTGAGTGGACACCCTCGCTGCTTTCCAGAAATGGACCGAACACAGGCGATATTATGGACTGCCTGGTTAAGGTGGAGGACTTGAAGAGGATATACAGGGAGGAAGAGAGTCTCCGTAAAATAAACGCAGAAATGGTTAGGCCGAGCAACAGCAGTGAAAGTaatgatgaagaggatgaTGCGGAAAGACGTATGGTCACCGCCACCATGCATGATGGTTGCTACCACTTGGAGAGAAAGGCcgggaagaagcagacggGTTTCTCCTTAGGGGAGGACTTTTCCAGCCAAGATGAGCAGTTCCCACTTTACAGCGTTAGAAATGACCCCCTTGAGGAGGAGCCAAAAATCAATTTGAGTAGCGTCGGCGAGGAGGTAGATGCGCACTTGCTACTTGCGCGAAATGTAAACGTCATTCAAGACAATGATATGTCCACGCTGAGGAGCAACCTCAGCTGCGATAGTGGTAGCAGTGTGAGAAACAGGTTCATCGGTAGCAGTGAAAAGGAGGGGTTACTCCCTCCGGGGTATTATTATAAGAAGGATGAGGAGAGTAACTGGAAGGGCGGAAGTAGCAACAGGGAGGATTCTTCTACCGATGGGGGGGCAGCGATGAACGGGAGGGCAGGAAAGGAGCGTGAGGGAGCTTACCCCTTTTCGCATCTCGGAAGCGGTGTTGACCTACACAGTAGGGAGATGGAGCACACAAATGATGCCGACCAAGCAGCCATTCACAAAGTGGCGTactacaaaaatgtgaaaaggaTAAACGAATTGGAAGAGAAGACGTACATCTCGTCGGAAGGGGGGCCCACAAAGAGGGTGATAAACTATGAGTACCTCTACAGGAGGAGCGAGAGCGAAACGATGTACTTGGATGCCCtgcgggggaggaagaatcCGTGCGACGAGGGCGACTCCGCACAGGGGGACGCCAACGAGTTGGGCGCGCCGGAGGAGAGGCCCTTCGCCAGCACCTGCAGCGTGGGGAACGGCTACTCGAGGAGCGTGCATGCGGCCGTGGAGCGGAGTGAGATAGTGCTGGAGGGAAGCCGCAACGGAGGGGATAGCAGCGGTGGAGGGGGTGACGGAGGGGGTACCCGCATTGGACAGACCAGTCGCTGCGAAGAGGCCAACCGCACTGGACAGACCAATCGCTGCGACTTCACACGATTCACGAAGCACGAGCAGATAACGCGCGTTAACCACAATGAGACAATCCAGAGCAGTGACCAGGTGCACATCGTCGAGAGGGAGGAGTACCGCAGGGACACGTACACCACGACGGAGAGCAGGAGCAGCCACAATATACTGGCCGACTGCAACTCACAGGAAGGTAAAGGTAGCGAAgctgaaaaaaggaacgagTTTAAGCTGGGCTTCTTCAGCTCCAAAGGAAACAGAACGTACAATGAAGACAGAGTAATCACCATTAGGGATGTGAATGAGTTTGTGCAGAGGGAGTATAAGGAGGTGGtcgaggagggggggaatcTGCCGAGCGAGTCCCTCGAGAGGGAGTACTACGACATGCTGCAGAAGACGCGGGGGGTGGACAGGTCGTTCGGGTGTCCCTCTGTCGAGTCCGaagggggggtagcggcgtcTGGGACCTCCGCGGCCGGGACCTCCGTTGCCGGGTCGACCCCCCCGCCCTACATGTACTGCGCCATCTACGACGGGCACAACGGAGAGAAGGCGGTCAACATCATCCAGAAGCTGCTGCACCTGCATGTGCACACGTACTACATAAATGGAAACGGAATGTGTAACTCGCTGAAATACGcctttcacaaaatggacgagCACCTATGCAGGAAGGcaataaataatgaagaggaaaaccaCTCGAATTTTTCCAGCGGCAGCACCGCCTGCGTCAGCGTCATCTTCACCCACATGATGTATATAGCCAACATAGGGGATAGCAGGTGTGTCTTAAGTAAAAACGGAAGGGCAGTTGTTGTGACGGTAGATCACAGGGCcagtggaaataaaaaggaagaggagaggATTATAACTTCTGGAGGGATGCTAGATGAGGAAGGGTACTTGGGTGGCTGCTTAGGAGTGTGTAGAGGCTTTGGCTCTTTTGATAAGAAGACtagggaaaaattaaaaggtcTTGTTTGCGAACCGGACCTCTTTCAAATAAAGCTAACGGATGATGATGAGTTTTTAATAATCTGTTGCGACGGTATTTTTGATGTGATGACATCTCAGGAGGCGGTGAACACCGTGAGGGCGTCCCTGGTGGAGAGCTCTGACCCTACTGTGGCGGCGGAGGCCCTGTGCCAGCTGGCCTACAAGAGGAAGGCCCTCGACAACCTCTCCGTCGTCGTCGTGATTTTTCAGAACCCCGAGATGAAGAAGAGCGCGCAGTCCGCGGAGGGCGCCAGCTTGTACGCCGGCCAGGCGGGCCGCGTCCGCAGGAG AATAAGGTTCTCCTCCCTGAAGAATTTGATAGGCCCCTGA
- a CDS encoding exosome complex exonuclease rrp4, putative (encoded by transcript PVX_000730A): protein MDVRVTTPYDEELDDIEEFNNRILATETLKHKGESVQRSGDEACPNIKKLVLPGEAILSKKDKGRFLKGSGLYEEDEKYFACIVGTVNYINKLVYVEPLRGKYTGAVGDLLVGKIKDISNDKWVVEIGSYCKALLSISQTNISVFCQRIRLYNDVINMINIYKPNDIIACEVQRILADGCIVLHTRSSIYGKLSNGILITVPQTLIQNQKKHIFVFPCNVQVILGMNGFIWVSSPIKKTKDTNPNSVDQDIEDNKFEEVDDTTRRNISIISNIIKLLAKYHININYDIVTKIYVHYTSNRNNSATYILKPYVSDSYLFSYIDKFAPWGGGGALSAGEAEAKRSDW, encoded by the coding sequence ATGGACGTGCGCGTGACGACGCCGTATGACGAAGAGCTGGACGACATCGAGGAGTTCAACAACCGCATCCTGGCCACGGAGACGCTGAAGCACAAGGGGGAAAGTGTGCAGCGCAGCGGAGACGAGGCGTGCCCGAATATAAAGAAGCTGGTTCTACCGGGGGAAGCAATCCTGAGCAAGAAGGACAAGGGGAGGTTCTTGAAAGGCAGTGGGTTATACGAAGAGGATGAGAAATATTTCGCATGCATCGTAGGTACGGTAAACTATATTAACAAGTTAGTGTACGTAGAACCGTTAAGAGGAAAGTACACCGGAGCAGTAGGAGATTTACtggtgggaaaaataaaagacatAAGTAACGACAAATGGGTTGTTGAAATTGGCTCCTACTGCAAAGCACTGCTCTCCATTTCGCAGACAAACATCAGCGTCTTTTGCCAAAGAATAAGACTCTACAATGATGTAATTAATatgattaatatatataagccGAACGACATTATAGCATGTGAGGTACAGAGAATCCTCGCCGATGGGTGCATCGTCTTACACACCAGGTCCTCCATTTATGGGAAGCTGTCGAATGGGATCCTAATCACAGTACCGCAGACGTTAATCCAAAACCAGAAaaagcacatttttgttttcccttgCAATGTGCAGGTGATACTCGGCATGAATGGGTTCATTTGGGTTTCTTCGCCAATTAAGAAGACCAAGGACACGAACCCGAACAGTGTAGACCAAGATATTGAGGATAACAAATTCGAGGAGGTGGACGACACCACCAGGAGGAACATCAGCATCATCAGCAACATCATTAAGTTGCTCGCCAAATACCACATTAACATTAATTACGACATCGTCACGAAGATTTACGTGCACTACACCTCCAACCGGAACAACTCCGCCACCTACATTTTGAAGCCCTACGTCTCCGACTCCTACCTCTTCAGCTACATAGACAAGTTcgccccctggggggggggcggcgccCTAAGCGCAGGCGAAGcggaagcgaagcgaagcgacTGGTAA
- a CDS encoding hypothetical protein, conserved (encoded by transcript PVX_000725A) produces the protein MARRNVSENEIMSKIDALTLKEAKGAPSVSVRNYTKFIAHKLRKNREGIISCKEQIRNLESLTRRMHSELSDGNKELKKLKKNIVQSDVLNAQLELNIISQMKRNNAHKSRISLLKKKKKDINKAKGIINSDIDYMQTRVPMIRHNVQESEEKYYKLIGAKDKLHSEMLKFKRDRRDLEHHLTHTKRSHDLLKSQMQNFVVGLGP, from the coding sequence ATGGCCAGGCGCAACGTCTCGGAGAACGAAATTATGAGCAAAATCGACGCGCTAACGCTGAAGGAAGCGAAGGGCGCGCCCTCCGTCAGCGTGAGGAACTACACAAAATTTATCGCGCACAAGCTGCGAAAAAACAGGGAGGGAATAATCTCCTGCAAGGAGCAAATCCGAAACCTGGAGTCCCTAACCAGGCGGATGCACAGCGAACTTTCTGATGGCAacaaggaattaaaaaaattaaaaaaaaatatagtccAGTCTGACGTGCTGAACGCTCAACTAGAGCTCAACATCATCAgtcaaatgaagaggaacaaTGCTCACAAGAGTAGGATCTccctcttaaaaaaaaaaaaaaaagatattaacAAAGCGAAGGGCATTATTAACAGTGACATTGACTACATGCAAACGAGAGTCCCCATGATAAGGCACAACGTCCAGGAGAGCGAAGAGAAGTACTATAAGTTGATTGGCGCTAAGGACAAGCTGCACAGCGAAATGCTCAAGTTTAAAAGGGACCGGCGGGATTTGGAGCACCACTTGACGCACACCAAGCGGAGCCATGACCTTTTGAAAAGCCAGATGCAGAATTTCGTCGTAGGCCTGGGTCCATAG
- a CDS encoding hypothetical protein, conserved (encoded by transcript PVX_000720A), whose translation MVNINWPGLLKWSTKYADGTIDTNKRLSKDDIEFLQGAIKDALSQVEDPYEAINEAVKNFEHADEGMVLASAKIVERLVDEYPEVSRNLHKINAIDPLLKLLNQTNHHILESVLQIFSLALSNNPELQESVFKKNALKTLLLKLQESQKSVIDKKLITAISALIRHHDEAENKFIDYGGVGFLVYGMQTNMYQYQEKSALLLKHLVLQNKITFEIFLKNEIMKGLICLANNKNIDETGIQYGETTAELFLALMQNHRHRLAKSGCLHNLKLLIEDRLAYLRVVQDSASYDVSQEIELFSDCLKLTSWPVAKQPEQKSGGHFSLSNW comes from the exons ATGGTAAACATAAACTGGCCGGGGCTCCTCAAATGGTCGACTAAATACGCAG atgGCACCATCGACACGAACAAGCGGCTGAGCAAGGACGACATCGAGTTCCTGCAGGGGGCGATCAAGGACGCCCTGAGTCAAGTGGAGGACCCGTACGAAGCGATAaacgaagcggtgaaaaaCTTTGAACATGCCGATGAAGGAATGGTCCTGGCTTCCGCCAAAATTGTGGAAAGGCTAGTGGACGAGTACCCAGAGGTCTCCCGCAATCTACACAAGATAAACGCAATAGACCCTTTATTAAAACTGCTAAACCAAACAAACCACCACATCTTAGAATCcgttttgcaaatattttcccTAGCCCTTTCAAATAACCCAGAGCTACAAGAAAGTGTCTTCAAAAAGAACGCCTTAAAAACTTTATTACTGAAATTGCAAGAATCCCAAAAGAGCGTAATAGATAAGAAGCTAATAACAGCCATTTCGGCTCTCATTAGGCACCATGATGAGgcagaaaataaatttattgatTATGGGGGGGTAGGATTCTTAGTCTACGGGATGCAAACAAATATGTATCAATACCAGGAGAAGTCGGCTCTACTGCTGAAGCATTTGgttcttcaaaataaaattacgtttgagatttttttaaaaaacgaaataatgAAGGGACTAATCTGCCTTgctaataacaaaaatattgacGAAACGGGCATACAGTATGGGGAGACGACGGCCGAACTGTTCCTTGCTCTGATGCAGAACCACCGGCATAGGTTGGCCAAGTCGGGGTGCCTCCACAACTTGAAGCTCTTGATAGAGGACCGCCTGGCCTACCTGCGCGTTGTGCAGGACAGCGCCTCCTACGACGTCTCCCAGGAGATCGAGCTCTTCTCGGACTGTTTGAAGTTGACCAG CTGGCCGGTAGCGAAGCAGCCGGAGCAGAAGAGCGGCGGGCACTTCAGCTTATCCAACTGGTAG
- a CDS encoding hypothetical protein, conserved (encoded by transcript PVX_000715A) codes for MRESVSSYRGEIRKVLERSYKSEYEKLLREEKEDEEVSGQVHENLKITFLMKESINNFLFTRYSYMINRLKEQSAILRGLRGGAKQGEAKEGETKEGEVKGDSQLGDSKVDDFKTRDFQPGDFQPGDFQPGMMAQSVQFFRPQTGSSRGSGAGARNCPTFSDQIFANAKLLLGTKGDAPVGSSFPLEREQQQNEQKERKEAIGEEDNPMTGSPTEELENEQKLFPRSNVSALDLFKHNVNAFLSYKRENIIKENLHENLLYGRVKVHWFPKFMKRVITKLSDYIKMSDVIVEVRNGIIPFVFDDLPSLDMFNFRTNKPRIIVYTNCDRSSIKGNEEWGSYYRRKLFWYDKHFNRKLEDKEGMENQLKKSAVIFVDAKNGKKEIIVLKKLIKRLCHHVIERKRKKGIHNYKVKCIFIGLPNVGKSALINRLLEVRKTKSYDHPGLTTNIQMYSSKLYELIDTPGILAPNLYTLRGRLLTSRNAILDRIYNRHPGDDQAGGNIAYIGNYHSYMHVENSIYLLALCNHISPKMYHIYNAAETLLQNVHRAYLYDNDYVEMARILKRYQISFTECVDFEGKFSAYHFIQRLARDRFHNDLDQAAMRLVTDFRKCYLGRMTLSYPLYFNRRAIRLRVAARYARPPADRYVGW; via the coding sequence ATGAGGGAGAGCGTCAGCAGCTATAGGGGCGAAATTAGGAAGGTGCTCGAACGGAGTTACAAAAGCGAATACGAAAAGTTGCtgagggaggagaaggaggacgAGGAGGTGAGCGGGCAGGTACACGAAAACTTGAAGATAACTTTCCTCATGAAGGAAAGTATAAACAACTTTCTCTTCACGCGGTACAGCTATATGATCAACCGGCTGAAGGAGCAGTCCGCCATTTTGAGGggcctgcgcgggggggccaagcagggggaggcaaaggagggggagacaaaggagggggaggtAAAGGGGGACTCCCAACTGGGGGACTCCAAAGTGGATGACTTCAAAACGAGGGACTTCCAACCGGGGGACTTCCAACCGGGGGACTTCCAACCGGGGATGATGGCCCAATCCGTGCAGTTCTTCCGGCCGCAGACCGGCTCCTCCCGGGGGAGCGGCGCCGGGGCGAGGAACTGCCCCACCTTTAGCGACCAAATCTTTGCCAACGCGAAGTTGCTTCTGGGCACAAAGGGGGACGCTCCAGTTGGGTCCTCCTTCCCATTAGAGAGGGAGCAGCAGCAAAACGAGCAGAAGGAGCGGAAGGAGGCAATCGGAGAGGAGGACAACCCCATGACGGGGAGCCCAACGGAGGAATTAGAAAACGAACAGAAGCTATTCCCCAGAAGTAACGTGTCCGCCCTGGACCTCTTCAAACACAACGTCAACGCGTTTTTGTCctacaaaagggaaaacatcATAAAGGAAAACCTGCATGAGAATTTGCTCTACGGGAGAGTAAAAGTCCACTGGTTTCCTAAATTTATGAAAAGGGTCATTACAAAGCTGTCGGATTACATCAAAATGAGTGACGTTATAGTGGAAGTTAGAAACGGAATCATTCCCTTCGTTTTTGATGACCTCCCTTCACTTGACATGTTTAATTTTAGGACAAACAAGCCGAGGATAATTGTATATACCAACTGTGATAGGTCCTCCATTAAGGGGAACGAAGAATGGGGGAGCTACTACAGGAGGAAGCTCTTCTGGTACGATAAGCACTTTAATAGAAAATTGGAAGACAAAGAAGGCATGGAAAATCAACTAAAGAAAAGTGCAGTCATATTTGTAGAtgcgaaaaatgggaaaaaagaaatcatcgttttgaagaaattaattaaaagGTTATGTCACCATGTGATtgagaggaaaagaaaaaagggtattcataattataaagtGAAATGCATCTTCATAGGGTTACCAAATGTTGGCAAGTCAGCCCTCATTAATCGTCTGCTCGAAGTTAGGAAGACCAAGTCGTATGACCACCCGGGTCTCACCACCAACATACAGATGTATTCCTCAAAACTTTATGAACTGATTGACACGCCGGGGATTTTAGCTCCCAACCTGTATACGCTACGGGGTAGACTCCTCACCAGCAGGAATGCCATATTGGACCGAATATATAATCGCCATCCTGGTGACGACCAGGCAGGGGGCAACATTGCTTACATTGGAAACTACCACAGCTACATGCACGTGGAAAATAGTATCTACCTGCTTGCGCTCTGCAACCATATATCTCCAAAAATGTATCACATATACAACGCCGCGGAGACGCTCCTGCAAAATGTGCACCGGGCTTATCTGTACGATAATGACTACGTAGAGATGGCCAGAATTCTGAAGAGGTACCAAATTAGCTTCACCGAGTGCGTCGACTTTGAGGGGAAGTTCTCCGCCTACCACTTCATTCAGCGGCTGGCTCGGGACCGCTTCCACAACGACTTGGACCAGGCCGCCATGCGCCTCGTCACGGACTTCCGCAAGTGCTACCTGGGCCGCATGACGCTCAGCTACCCGCTCTACTTCAACCGCCGCGCCATTCGCCTCCGCGTCGCCGCGCGCTATGCGCGTCCGCCCGCCGACCGCTACGTGGGTTGGTAG